One Phoenix dactylifera cultivar Barhee BC4 chromosome 8, palm_55x_up_171113_PBpolish2nd_filt_p, whole genome shotgun sequence genomic window carries:
- the LOC120111461 gene encoding E3 ubiquitin-protein ligase SINA-like 10, with the protein MEAKTAKVGKMDGMKLRVKQESHEGGNDNNSISVRIDPDVLDQKTKGSAANGDPDVFDCSICCTPLRPPVFQMDLKCHVCSLPTGRSRCRALEAVIEAMKIPRPHSTFGCRATIPYIQKDTHDHESSCLFAPCSCPISSCTFRGPAALLSDHIWNEHHSTTPQFFFSYNLSFSVFLQQEEPFYVLHGTDGRIFLLLNAANVPHGSSLSIACIRPGSRESNLGYNITVKGERSELRFRASPKNIRDLKVASPAESFLFVPHAISYSAGKNSIDVRIRISEGVE; encoded by the exons ATGGAAGCAAAGACGGCGAAAGTGGGAAAAATGGACGGTATGAAACTACGCGTGAAGCAAGAATCGCATGAAGGAGGGAACGACAACAACAGCATTAGCGTCCGCATAGACCCGGACGTcctcg atCAAAAGACAAAAGGCAGTGCAGCAAATGGGGACCCGGACGTCTTCGATTGCTCCATCTGCTGCACACCCCTGCGCCCCCCTGTCTTCCAG ATGGATCTAAAGTGCCATGTCTGCTCCTTACCCACCGGCCGGAGCCGATGCCGGGCTCTAGAGGCCGTCATTGAAGCCATGAAGATCCCCCGCCCCCATTCGACATTTGGCTGCCGAGCGACCATCCCGTACATCCAGAAAGACACCCACGACCACGAGTCGTCCTGCCTATTTGCCCCCTGCTCCTGCCCCATCTCCAGCTGCACCTTTCGAGGCCCCGCTGCACTCCTCTCGGACCACATCTGGAATGAACATCACTCCACCACCCCTCAGTTCTTTTTCTCTTATAATCTCTCCTTCAGTGTCTTTCTCCAGCAAGAAGAGCCATTTTATGTTCTCCATGGGACGGATGGCCGCATCTTTCTCCTACTCAATGCAGCCAACGTGCCTCATGGGAGTTCTCTTTCAATCGCTTGTATAAGACCAGGGTCCAGAGAGTCGAACTTGGGGTATAACATCACGGTGAAGGGAGAGAGAAGCGAGCTCCGTTTCAGAGCTTCGCCCAAGAACATTAGGGACTTGAAGGTGGCTTCTCCTGCAGAAAGTTTCCTTTTTGTTCCCCATGCAATTAGTTACTCGGCTGGGAAGAACTCTATTGATGTTCGCATTCGGATTTCGGAAGGTGTAGAATGA
- the LOC103722977 gene encoding heavy metal-associated isoprenylated plant protein 21-like — MGALDYLSNFCSVTETRRSLRKKRKPLQTVELKVKMDCDGCERRVKHAVTSLKGVTMVDVNRKQSRVTVTGHVEPKKVLNKVKSTGKRVEFWPYVPYNLVYYPYAAQAYDKRAPSGFVRNVDQAVPSPGAPEEQFSSLFSDDNPNACSIM, encoded by the exons ATGGGTGCACTGGACTACCTCTCCAACTTTTGCAGTGTTACTGAAACAAGGAGATCactgagaaagaaaagaaagcctcTGCAG ACTGTGGAGCTGAAGGTGAAAATGGATTGTGATGGCTGTGAAAGGAGAGTGAAGCATGCTGTTACCTCATTAAAAG GTGTGACAATGGTTGATGTGAACCGAAAGCAGAGCAGGGTGACCGTGACCGGCCATGTGGAGCCAAAGAAGGTCCTGAACAAGGTGAAGAGCACCGGGAAGAGGGTGGAATTCTGGCCTTACGTCCcttacaatctggtctactaccCTTACGCAGCTCAGGCGTACGACAAGAGGGCCCCCTCCGGGTTTGTCCGCAATGTGGACCAAGCCGTGCCGAGCCCCGGTGCACCTGAGGAGCAGTTCTCATCACTCTTCAGCGATGACAACCCAAACGCCTGCTCTATTATGTGA
- the LOC103722980 gene encoding exonuclease 1, with amino-acid sequence MGIQNLLRFLKPFIEPIHIKRYSGKRVGIDAYSWLHKGAYSCSMELCLNSRTDAAKRHLKYFMHRINLLRHYSVIPVVVFDGCSIPCKSATEHERHRRRESNLMLAKEKLKEGNVSAAVEFFKKAVRITPSMAHQLIQILRSESVEFIVSPYEADAQLAYLSALDDGQGGIAAVITEDSDLIAYGCKDIIFKMDRYGNGEEFLMDRVFTTVCGGLSFMNFDKELFTGMCVLAGCDFLPSIPGIGTKRAYSLVAKYKNLDRVLSSLKFDKRYQMPEDYSDSFWKTVAVFHHARIYDVETKALKPMKPLEQKHLQSLNGDLDLLGPDLPPSIAAAIAEGHLNPVTMEAFNYLSAAESCLASVNNAAACDGIDKNETQVESTQESCITIFSANQASEEYVTVLEEIAVDQKKYVKEALALGKLIAPSERHQVVEHEIDRGMVPDNNPFKKRKLEGGKSEGRESHMTEPVSVLTDERSVMLCSSHESQESVKSKPKKRVFVRKDKIQKSNTKDSKTQKSEKSGIFKFFRRL; translated from the exons ATGGGCATCCAAAATCTCCTCAGATTCTTGAAGCCCTTCATCGAGCCCATCCACATTAAAAGATATTCCGGCAAACGT GTCGGGATAGATGCTTATTCATGGCTTCACAAAGGAg CTTATTCATGCAGCATGGAGCTCTGCCTCAACTCACGGACCGATGCTGCAAAGCGCCATTTAAAGTATTTTATGCACCGCATCAATCTGCTTCGGCATTATAGTGTCATACCGGTAGTTGTATTTGATGGCTGCAGCATCCCCTGCAAGTCTGCGACGGAGCATGAGCGCCACAG GCGAAGGGAAAGCAACCTTATGCTGGCAAAGGAGAAGCTCAAGGAAGGGAATGTCAGTGCTGCTGTCGAATTCTTCAAA AAAGCAGTGCGCATTACTCCATCCATGGCACATCAACTTATTCAG ATTTTGAGATCAGAAAGTGTTGAATTCATAGTTTCTCCATATGAGGCTGATGCACAGTTAGCATACTTGTCGGCACTTGATGATGGTCAAGGGGGCATTGCAGCTGTAATAACAGAAGATAGTGACCTGATAGCGTATGGTTGCAAAGAC ATTATTTTTAAAATGGACCGGTATGGAAATGGTGAAGAATTTTTGATGGATAGGGTTTTCACCACTGTCTGTGGAGGACTTTCCTTTATGAATTTCGATAAAGAATTGTTCACAG GCATGTGTGTCCTAGCTGGCTGTGATTTCCTTCCTTCTATTCCAGGCATTGGAACCAAGCGAGCCTATTCCTTGGTCGCCAAGTACAAGAATTTGGATCGT GTTCTGTCGAGTTTAAAGTTTGACAAACGATACCAAATGCCAGAAGATTATTCTGACTCCTTTTGGAAAACAGTTGCAGTTTTTCACCATGCTCGAAT TTATGACGTAGAAACTAAAGCACTTAAACCTATGAAGCCTTTGGAGCAGAAGCATCTGCAGTCTCTAAATGGAGACCTAGATCTTCTTGGACC AGACCTCCCACCATCAATAGCTGCTGCCATTGCTGAAGGTCACTTGAACCCTGTCACTATGGAAGCTTTTAATTACCTCTCCGCGGCTGAAAGTTGTTTAGCTTCTGTCAACAACGCAGCAGCTTGTGATGGCATAGACAAAAATGAGACCCAGGTGGAATCGACGCAAGAGAGTTGCATCACCATCTTTTCAGCTAACCAAGCGAGTGAAGAATATGTTACAG TTCTAGAGGAGATTGCTGTAGaccaaaaaaaatatgtgaAAGAAGCTCTTGCACTTGGAAAATTGATTGCACCATCTGAACGCCATCAAGTTGTGGAACATGAAATAGATCGAGGAATGGTGCCCGATAACAATCCATTcaagaagaggaagctagagGGTGGGAAGtcggaaggaagagagagtcaTATGACTGAACCAGTTTCAGTGCTCACAGATGAAAGATCTGTAATGTTGTGTTCATCGCACGAGTCACAAGAGAGTGTAAAGTCTAAGCCTAAGAAGAGAGTGTTCGTTAGAAAAGATAAGATCCAGAAGTCTAATACGAAGGACAGCAAGACTCAAAAGAGTGAGAAGAGTGGTATCTTTAAGTTCTTCCGGCGTTTGTAA
- the LOC120111769 gene encoding beta-glucosidase 1-like gives MMRSLVLPFFFFLFAFGCSAYIPQPALKHARPLSRSSFPEGFVFGTAASAYQVEGMALKEGRGPCIWDTFVKIPGNIAGNATADVTVDEYHRYKEDVDIMKKMNFDAYRFSISWSRIFPKGTGKVNWRGVFYYNRLINYMLKQGITPYANLYHYDLPQALQDEYLGWLSPKIVEAYANFADFCFKMFGDRVKNWFTFNEPRVVAALGYDDGTHAPGRCTNCSAGGNSATEPYIVAHHLILSHAAAVKRYREKYQAHQKGKIGILCDFVWYEPLTNSIRDQEAAQRARDFHIGWFLHPIIYGEYPKTMQEIVKERLPKFTREEVEMVKGSIDYVGINQYTSYYMEDQPTYSQTPVSYSADWHTQFAYDRDGVPIGPRAHSEWLYIAPWGMYKAVTYVKETYGNPTVILAENGMDQPGNVTLPGALRDTQRVNYYKSYITELKKAIDDGANVMGYFAWSLLDNFEWKLGYTSRFGLVYVDYSTLKRYPKNSAYWFRNMLELRERRN, from the exons ATGATGAGGTCTCTAGtgctccctttcttcttcttcttgtttgcCTTTGGTTGTTCGGCCTACATCCCGCAGCCCGCTCTGAAGCATGCCCGCCCTCTAAGCCGCTCGAGCTTCCCGGAGGGCTTCGTGTTCGGGACGGCAGCGTCGGCGTACCAGGTGGAGGGTATGGCGCTGAAGGAAGGGCGTGGCCCATGCATCTGGGACACCTTCGTCAAGATCCCGG GTAATATTGCAGGCAACGCCACCGCCGACGTGACGGTGGACGAGTACCACCGCTACAAG GAAGATGTGGACATCATGAAGAAGATGAATTTTGATGCTTACCGATTCTCAATCTCTTGGTCCCGAATTTTCCCAA AGGGAACTGGAAAAGTTAACTGGAGAGGTGTATTCTATTACAACAGACTGATCAATTACATGTTAAAGCAAG GCATTACTCCGTATGCAAATCTCTACCACTATGATCTCCCACAAGCACTTCAAGATGAGTATCTTGGCTGGTTGAGCCCTAAGATAGT GGAGGCATATGCGAACTTTGCTGATTTCTGTTTCAAGATGTTTGGGGATAGAGTGAAAAACTGGTTCACGTTCAATGAGCCCAGGGTGGTGGCAGCTCTTGGGTACGATGATGGCACTCATGCCCCTGGAAGGTGCACCAACTGTTCAGCCGGAGGGAACTCCGCTACGGAGCCTTACATTGTGGCCCATCATCTAATATTATCTCATGCCGCTGCAGTGAAGAGATATCGTGAGAAATATCAG GCCCATCAGAAAGGCAAGATAGGAATACTCTGTGACTTTGTTTGGTATGAACCTCTTACCAACTCGATCAGGGACCAGGAGGCAGCTCAGAGAGCTCGAGACTTCCATATTGGATG GTTCCTGCACCCTATAATATATGGCGAGTATCCGAAAACGATGCAAGAGATTGTCAAAGAGAGGCTTCCTAAGTTCACCCGCGAAGAAGTTGAGATGGTAAAAGGTTCGATAGACTACGTTGGGATTAACCAATATACATCGTACTACATGGAGGACCAGCCAACGTACTCGCAGACACCAGTTAGCTACTCTGCAGACTGGCATACTCAATTTGCTT ACGATCGTGATGGTGTGCCAATTGGACCGCGA GCACACTCTGAATGGCTTTACATCGCACCATGGGGAATGTACAAGGCTGTGACTTATGTTAAGGAGACTTACGGCAATCCAACCGTCATACTAGCCGAAAATG GAATGGACCAGCCCGGCAACGTAACTCTTCCTGGGGCCTTGCGCGACACTCAGAGGGTCAATTATTACAAGAGCTACATAACCGAGCTCAAGAAGGCGATCGACGATGGGGCCAATGTGATGGGCTATTTTGCTTGGTCTCTGCTCGATAATTTTGAGTGGAAGTTGGGATACACGTCGAGGTTTGGCCTCGTCTATGTGGACTACAGCACGCTTAAGCGGTACCCGAAGAATTCAGCATATTGGTTCAGGAACATGCTCGAGTTAAGGGAAAGGAGGAACTGA